A stretch of Acidovorax sp. RAC01 DNA encodes these proteins:
- a CDS encoding protein TraD produces MNEQTTTNTAAHDEPLAVLPPVDDDAAGREAVREKMADALTPGFQVEFDPDEAERVGAFVEDALSEQDAAASGDDLVEVDGALEPAFLDDEGPSADIPPFITTTNARELYDLRPGETVAQAAARKASEG; encoded by the coding sequence ATGAACGAGCAAACCACCACCAACACCGCCGCCCACGACGAGCCGCTGGCCGTCCTGCCGCCGGTTGACGACGACGCCGCCGGCCGCGAGGCCGTGCGCGAGAAGATGGCCGACGCGCTGACGCCCGGCTTCCAGGTCGAGTTCGACCCCGACGAAGCCGAGCGCGTGGGCGCGTTCGTGGAGGACGCGCTGTCCGAGCAGGACGCCGCCGCGAGCGGCGACGACCTGGTGGAAGTCGATGGCGCGCTGGAGCCGGCATTCCTGGACGACGAAGGCCCGAGCGCCGACATCCCGCCGTTCATCACCACCACGAACGCCCGCGAGCTGTACGACCTGCGGCCCGGCGAGACGGTTGCCCAGGCCGCCGCGCGCAAGGCGTCGGAGGGCTGA
- a CDS encoding DNA topoisomerase III encodes MRLFIAEKPSVAKAIAGELGATGKGDGFIECGTDKVTWCFGHMLEQADPDEYTPDDVPRGQSGKKVWRVDELPIIPESWILKPKDDAKKQLAVIGKLLKEAKEIVNAGDPDREGQLLVDEVLEHFRNSKPVRRFWVSAQDSVSVKRGLAALKENTTYAGWADAARGRQRADWLIGMNLSRAYTLRAQRGGSRALLTVGRVQTPTLALVVARDREIEAFKAVPYHTIRAVVQHAGGSFAAAWKAKEDQAGLDSEGRLVDTAVADALVAAVKGQPGTIAAYKQEAKKQNQPLAFALSDITALASAKFGYSAEDVLNTCQALYETHKLTSYPRTDCAYLPESQHADAPRVLEAIKHVNPELAGLVDGADPRIKSKTWDDSKITAHHGIVPTMQKGSKAALSERERNIYDLIVRAYLAQFYPLHEYMQTTVGVEIAGENFAASGKVVTRNGWRDVYSQADEEGEKDEDDDSGTQALPSMAQGDAVTCTDATRKDAKTKPPARFTEGTLIRAMENIHKFVSDAEHKKMLREGDGIGTSATRASIISELKRREFLAVKGKQIISTTLGRSVIDALPEVVKSPVLTALYERMLKGVEQGTAALDAFITKQETFIRDQVAKANSGAVTIAGGKEAAPVSSLHKCMACGSGLSRRPSKKKGQFWWGCSNFPTCKQTYPDLKGRPDYSKGRNGPASE; translated from the coding sequence ATGCGCCTTTTCATCGCAGAAAAGCCGTCCGTCGCCAAGGCCATCGCCGGCGAGCTGGGCGCGACCGGCAAGGGCGACGGCTTCATCGAGTGCGGCACCGACAAAGTGACCTGGTGCTTCGGGCACATGCTCGAACAGGCCGACCCCGACGAGTACACGCCCGATGACGTGCCGCGCGGCCAGTCCGGCAAGAAGGTCTGGCGCGTCGATGAGCTGCCCATCATCCCCGAGAGCTGGATTCTCAAGCCCAAGGACGACGCGAAGAAGCAGCTCGCCGTGATCGGCAAGCTGCTCAAGGAGGCCAAGGAGATCGTCAACGCCGGCGACCCCGACCGCGAAGGCCAGTTGCTGGTTGACGAAGTGCTGGAGCACTTCCGCAACAGCAAGCCGGTGCGCCGCTTTTGGGTGAGCGCGCAGGACTCCGTTTCCGTCAAGCGCGGCCTGGCCGCGTTGAAGGAGAACACCACCTATGCAGGCTGGGCCGACGCTGCACGCGGGCGGCAGCGCGCCGACTGGCTGATCGGCATGAACCTCAGCCGCGCGTACACGCTGCGCGCGCAGCGCGGCGGCTCGCGCGCCCTGCTGACCGTGGGCCGCGTGCAGACGCCGACGCTGGCCCTCGTGGTCGCCCGCGACCGCGAGATCGAGGCATTCAAGGCCGTGCCGTACCACACCATCCGGGCGGTGGTGCAGCACGCCGGCGGCAGCTTCGCCGCCGCATGGAAGGCGAAGGAGGATCAAGCCGGTCTGGACAGCGAAGGCCGCCTTGTCGATACCGCCGTCGCCGACGCCCTGGTGGCCGCCGTCAAGGGCCAGCCGGGCACCATCGCCGCGTACAAACAGGAGGCCAAGAAGCAGAACCAGCCGCTGGCCTTCGCCCTGTCCGACATTACGGCACTGGCCTCGGCCAAGTTCGGCTACAGCGCCGAGGACGTGCTGAACACCTGCCAAGCGCTCTACGAGACGCACAAGCTGACCTCGTACCCGCGCACCGACTGCGCCTACCTGCCGGAGTCGCAGCACGCCGACGCGCCGCGCGTGCTGGAGGCGATCAAGCACGTCAACCCCGAACTGGCCGGCCTGGTCGATGGTGCCGATCCGCGTATCAAGTCCAAGACGTGGGACGACTCGAAGATCACCGCGCACCACGGCATCGTGCCGACCATGCAGAAGGGCAGCAAGGCCGCCCTCAGCGAGCGCGAGCGCAACATCTACGACCTGATCGTGCGCGCCTACCTGGCGCAGTTCTACCCGCTGCACGAGTACATGCAGACCACCGTGGGCGTCGAGATCGCGGGCGAGAACTTCGCCGCGAGCGGCAAGGTAGTCACGCGCAACGGCTGGCGTGACGTGTACAGCCAGGCCGACGAGGAAGGCGAGAAGGACGAGGACGACGACAGCGGCACGCAGGCCCTGCCGTCGATGGCCCAGGGCGACGCCGTGACCTGCACGGACGCCACCCGCAAGGACGCCAAGACGAAGCCGCCAGCGCGCTTTACCGAGGGCACGCTGATCCGCGCGATGGAGAACATCCACAAGTTCGTCAGCGATGCCGAGCACAAGAAGATGCTGCGCGAGGGCGACGGCATCGGCACGTCGGCCACCCGTGCGTCGATCATTTCCGAGTTGAAGCGGCGCGAGTTCCTGGCCGTCAAAGGCAAGCAGATCATCAGCACGACCCTCGGCCGCAGCGTCATCGACGCGCTGCCCGAGGTTGTGAAAAGCCCGGTGCTGACCGCGCTCTACGAGCGGATGCTGAAAGGCGTCGAGCAGGGCACGGCCGCCCTGGACGCCTTCATCACGAAGCAAGAGACGTTCATCCGCGACCAGGTGGCGAAGGCCAACAGCGGAGCCGTGACCATCGCCGGCGGCAAGGAAGCCGCGCCGGTGTCATCCCTTCACAAGTGCATGGCCTGCGGCAGCGGCTTGTCGCGCCGGCCGAGCAAGAAGAAGGGGCAATTCTGGTGGGGTTGCAGCAACTTCCCCACATGCAAGCAGACCTACCCCGACCTCAAGGGTCGGCCCGACTACAGCAAGGGCCGCAACGGCCCGGCATCCGAATGA